A genomic segment from Luteolibacter ambystomatis encodes:
- a CDS encoding elongation factor P, which translates to MASTPVINLRKGHAVRHNNEVCVVVSHELKTPPRMASYVQMSIRSVGTKKIFNLRLTSNDSMEGVLLERIPHEYSYKDSSGYHFLNPETYEDAAVFEDIVEPVKDYLMEGSIYTLLFTDGTVASIDLPASMVMTVTESSEGVKGDSANNVYKPATMETGLIVQVPLFINVGEKINVKTEDNSYLGRA; encoded by the coding sequence ATGGCCTCAACGCCCGTCATCAACCTCCGCAAGGGACACGCCGTCCGCCACAACAACGAAGTCTGCGTCGTCGTCAGCCACGAGCTGAAGACCCCTCCGCGCATGGCCTCCTACGTCCAGATGTCGATCCGGAGCGTGGGCACCAAGAAGATCTTCAACCTCCGCCTGACCTCGAACGATTCGATGGAAGGCGTTCTGCTCGAGCGCATCCCGCACGAGTACTCCTACAAGGACAGCAGCGGATACCACTTCCTCAATCCGGAAACCTATGAGGATGCCGCCGTGTTCGAGGACATCGTGGAGCCGGTGAAGGACTACCTCATGGAGGGCTCCATCTACACCCTGCTGTTCACCGACGGCACCGTGGCCTCGATCGACCTCCCGGCCTCGATGGTGATGACCGTCACCGAGTCCTCGGAAGGCGTGAAGGGCGACTCCGCCAACAACGTCTACAAGCCCGCCACCATGGAAACCGGCCTGATCGTCCAGGTGCCGCTCTTCATCAACGTCGGTGAGAAGATCAACGTGAAGACCGAGGACAACAGCTACCTCGGCCGCGCCTGA
- a CDS encoding alpha-L-fucosidase translates to MTSLVHAGEGLAPKPNEPWAKPDPASLKAWQDSRFGMFIHWGPCVVGDTRISWSRGESESMTIEKYDNLYKKLEAPKLDVNGWVATAKAAGMKYIVFTSKHHDGFSMWDTKQSDYNVMHSPLARDVVKALSEACHREGMPLGIYYSVCDWHQPDFPRTSPAGTVRREKSDQPAYRRYMEAQLTELVKNYGPLQSIWFDVPQEFNQQMGWENVKFVRRLQPDILINNRAGGGAGDFSTPEQKVGGFNMKDPWETCMTVSRGWSWRSKDETKPLKTCLRSLIQAAGGNGNFLFNVSPKPDGTLEPEHVERLKEMGAWMQANGESIYGTQGGPYMPAKHLVSTRKVKTIYLHVLDWPEDTLTLPPLPAKVLSSRVLTGGEVTLQQTDGGLKIQIPKTDRKEIDTIIALEIDKPASDMTPIPVESHNVPITEGKKGSASSVRNIFGNVKRYSAASALDGRETTRWTTEVGVHTGWMEVDLGSEQTFDRAAIIVTASTGKRFTLEYKKGDVWETFHEGKSIDPGFSASFTPVTARYVRLNIRESANEPSICEFQLFAPAERK, encoded by the coding sequence GTGACGAGCCTCGTCCATGCAGGCGAAGGCCTCGCCCCGAAGCCAAACGAGCCGTGGGCCAAGCCCGATCCCGCCAGCCTCAAGGCATGGCAGGACAGCCGGTTCGGCATGTTCATCCACTGGGGGCCCTGCGTGGTCGGAGATACACGGATCAGTTGGTCACGTGGCGAGTCCGAATCGATGACGATCGAAAAATACGACAATCTCTACAAGAAGCTGGAAGCACCCAAGCTCGATGTGAACGGCTGGGTGGCTACCGCCAAAGCGGCAGGGATGAAATACATCGTTTTCACCTCCAAGCATCACGACGGCTTCTCGATGTGGGATACGAAACAAAGCGACTACAACGTGATGCATTCGCCATTGGCGCGCGACGTGGTGAAGGCTCTCTCCGAAGCCTGCCACCGCGAAGGCATGCCGCTGGGAATCTACTATTCGGTGTGCGACTGGCACCAGCCGGATTTCCCGCGCACCAGCCCGGCGGGCACCGTGAGGCGCGAGAAGTCCGACCAGCCCGCCTACCGCCGCTATATGGAGGCGCAGTTGACCGAACTGGTTAAAAACTACGGCCCTCTGCAATCGATCTGGTTCGATGTGCCGCAGGAGTTCAACCAGCAGATGGGCTGGGAGAACGTGAAATTCGTCCGCAGGCTCCAACCCGATATCCTCATCAACAACCGCGCCGGGGGTGGTGCCGGGGATTTCTCCACCCCGGAGCAAAAGGTCGGGGGCTTCAATATGAAGGACCCGTGGGAAACCTGCATGACGGTTTCCAGAGGATGGTCGTGGCGCTCCAAGGATGAGACCAAGCCGTTGAAGACATGCCTCCGGTCGCTCATCCAAGCTGCGGGCGGAAACGGCAATTTCCTTTTCAATGTGAGCCCGAAACCCGATGGCACGCTCGAACCGGAACACGTGGAACGTCTCAAGGAAATGGGAGCGTGGATGCAAGCGAATGGCGAAAGCATCTACGGCACCCAAGGCGGACCTTATATGCCCGCCAAGCACCTCGTCTCCACCCGCAAGGTGAAAACGATCTACCTCCACGTGCTGGATTGGCCGGAAGATACACTGACCCTGCCACCTCTCCCGGCCAAGGTGCTCTCAAGCCGGGTGCTCACCGGCGGTGAAGTCACTCTCCAGCAAACGGACGGGGGATTGAAGATCCAAATCCCCAAAACGGATCGCAAGGAGATTGATACGATCATCGCCCTGGAGATCGACAAGCCAGCCTCGGACATGACTCCGATCCCGGTGGAGAGCCACAACGTGCCGATTACGGAGGGCAAAAAGGGCAGCGCATCGAGCGTCCGCAACATTTTCGGCAACGTGAAGCGTTACTCGGCGGCCAGCGCGCTCGATGGCAGGGAAACCACCCGTTGGACGACCGAGGTGGGAGTCCACACGGGATGGATGGAAGTCGATCTGGGAAGCGAGCAAACCTTCGACCGGGCGGCCATCATCGTGACCGCAAGCACCGGGAAACGCTTCACGCTCGAATACAAGAAGGGCGATGTCTGGGAAACCTTCCACGAGGGAAAATCCATCGATCCCGGATTCAGTGCCAGTTTCACCCCGGTCACCGCCCGCTACGTCCGCCTCAACATCCGGGAATCGGCCAACGAACCCTCGATCTGCGAATTCCAGCTCTTCGCTCCGGCAGAGCGGAAGTAA